Proteins from one Halovivax limisalsi genomic window:
- a CDS encoding DUF5658 family protein, producing MSTRTRQAVDWTPLTDASETERLLWVLVAVALMGDVATTLVGLELGLAESNPIARSAIDGWGVLGMLTLKAGAIGVAIACRPFVDAAYRPIVPAALAIPWGAAVVVNLYTLSVVV from the coding sequence ATGAGCACGCGCACCCGGCAGGCCGTAGACTGGACGCCGCTGACGGACGCTTCCGAGACCGAGCGCCTGCTGTGGGTGCTCGTCGCCGTGGCGCTGATGGGCGACGTCGCCACGACGCTCGTCGGCCTCGAACTCGGCCTCGCCGAGTCGAATCCGATCGCCCGGTCCGCGATCGACGGCTGGGGCGTCCTCGGCATGCTGACGCTCAAGGCCGGTGCGATCGGCGTCGCGATCGCCTGTCGCCCGTTCGTCGACGCCGCGTATCGACCGATCGTGCCCGCCGCGCTCGCGATCCCGTGGGGCGCGGCCGTCGTCGTCAACCTCTACACGCTGTCGGTGGTCGTGTAG
- a CDS encoding nucleoside phosphorylase, whose translation MTQPHLLLESGAVADVALLPGDPGRVDRIANHCDGAETVAENREYKVVNAAYEGRELTICSTGIGSPSAAIAVEELAAIGVETFVRVGTTGALQADLEIGDMIVANGAAKDEGTTRRYENVEYPAVPDYDVLSALVEAAEDRAEPVHVGPVATDDAFYAETDAYVDDWEDAGLLAVEMEAAAIFTLARRKGLRAGAICTVDGNLVEGTQKGTDTEDDELPEKAKDNVARAIDIALGAAASL comes from the coding sequence ATGACCCAACCCCATCTCCTCCTCGAATCCGGTGCCGTCGCGGACGTCGCGCTCCTGCCCGGCGATCCCGGCCGCGTCGATCGCATCGCGAACCACTGCGACGGCGCGGAGACCGTCGCGGAAAACCGCGAGTACAAAGTCGTCAACGCCGCGTACGAGGGTCGCGAGCTGACGATCTGCTCGACGGGGATCGGCTCGCCCTCCGCGGCGATCGCCGTCGAGGAACTCGCCGCCATCGGCGTCGAGACGTTCGTCCGCGTGGGAACGACCGGAGCGCTGCAGGCCGACCTCGAGATCGGCGACATGATCGTCGCGAACGGCGCCGCCAAGGACGAGGGGACGACCAGGCGCTACGAGAACGTCGAGTACCCCGCCGTCCCCGACTACGACGTCCTCTCGGCGCTCGTCGAAGCGGCCGAGGACAGGGCCGAACCCGTCCACGTCGGTCCCGTCGCCACCGACGACGCCTTCTACGCCGAAACCGACGCGTACGTCGACGACTGGGAGGACGCCGGCCTGCTCGCCGTCGAGATGGAGGCCGCCGCGATCTTCACGCTCGCCCGCCGGAAAGGCCTGCGCGCCGGCGCCATCTGCACCGTCGACGGCAACCTCGTCGAAGGCACGCAGAAGGGAACCGACACCGAGGACGACGAACTCCCCGAGAAGGCCAAGGACAACGTCGCCCGCGCGATCGACATCGCCCTCGGCGCGGCGGCGTCGCTATAG
- a CDS encoding HalOD1 output domain-containing protein, with the protein MRDASNAGGAVAENGPSGRTEYRRSTDEPVSVAVATALARFEGTSPTGTGASLYEHVDPDALDALFADRADGTSRRPGTVRFTTASATVVVEPDVVRVFECGRH; encoded by the coding sequence ATGAGAGATGCCAGCAACGCGGGTGGGGCCGTCGCGGAGAACGGGCCCAGTGGACGGACGGAGTACCGCCGATCGACCGATGAACCAGTAAGCGTCGCCGTCGCGACCGCACTCGCCCGGTTCGAAGGGACGAGTCCGACCGGGACGGGAGCGAGTCTGTACGAACACGTCGACCCGGACGCGCTCGACGCCCTCTTCGCGGATCGGGCCGACGGAACGAGTCGTCGGCCGGGGACGGTCCGATTCACCACGGCGTCCGCGACGGTCGTGGTCGAACCGGACGTCGTCCGCGTGTTCGAGTGCGGGCGGCATTGA
- a CDS encoding carbohydrate kinase family protein has translation MERVLVAGHVNWDVTLRVDHLPVPDGESTIHGERTGPGGSAANVAAALSQLGVDVALYGSVGDDAPGDRIVDALESVGVDCTGVHTVAGCETSRKYLIVDDAGAVSVLGNDGANEALGPSAVDDEAVRRADHVHLTSQRPETARAFASVARRWNRPVSVDPGRRLGDRSYEGTIERADILFLSGREADAIRRRGTEVPADGERTVVVTEGGDGAVQYGPDGSVRHAGFDVSPVDTSGAGDAFAAGYLAERARAPTPRALLRFANACGAIAATTDGTQIELSRDRVAAVGGQLDERTDGTGDERTAGPCDHGAGDRSGAHRTGDTDAERPVDFDTDRTSCIDDERQGDVSFDGGIRDQPR, from the coding sequence ATGGAGCGAGTACTCGTCGCCGGGCACGTAAACTGGGACGTGACCCTGCGAGTCGATCATCTCCCGGTTCCCGACGGGGAGTCGACGATCCACGGCGAACGCACCGGTCCCGGCGGGAGCGCGGCCAACGTGGCCGCGGCACTCTCCCAGCTCGGCGTCGACGTGGCGCTCTACGGCAGCGTCGGCGACGACGCGCCCGGCGATCGAATCGTCGACGCGCTCGAATCGGTGGGCGTCGACTGTACCGGCGTGCACACCGTCGCCGGATGCGAGACGTCGCGGAAGTACCTCATCGTCGACGATGCCGGCGCCGTCTCGGTCCTCGGGAACGATGGGGCGAACGAGGCGCTCGGACCCTCCGCGGTCGACGACGAAGCCGTCCGCCGCGCGGATCACGTCCACCTCACGAGCCAGCGCCCGGAGACGGCCCGGGCCTTCGCGTCGGTCGCGCGCCGGTGGAACCGACCCGTTAGCGTCGACCCCGGTCGTCGACTGGGGGACCGCTCCTACGAGGGAACGATCGAGCGCGCCGACATCCTCTTTCTGAGCGGCCGCGAGGCCGACGCCATCCGCCGGCGCGGGACGGAGGTGCCGGCCGACGGTGAGCGGACGGTCGTCGTCACCGAAGGCGGGGACGGCGCCGTCCAGTACGGACCGGACGGATCGGTCCGCCACGCGGGATTCGACGTCTCGCCGGTGGACACGAGCGGGGCCGGCGACGCGTTCGCGGCCGGGTACCTCGCCGAACGGGCTCGCGCACCGACGCCCCGGGCGCTGCTTCGCTTCGCGAACGCGTGCGGCGCGATCGCCGCGACGACGGACGGAACACAGATCGAACTCTCGCGCGATCGGGTCGCGGCTGTCGGTGGGCAGTTAGACGAACGGACGGACGGCACCGGCGACGAGCGAACGGCCGGTCCCTGCGACCACGGGGCGGGCGACCGATCCGGTGCGCACCGAACGGGTGATACCGACGCGGAGCGACCGGTCGATTTCGACACCGACCGAACGAGCTGTATCGACGACGAGCGGCAGGGTGACGTTTCGTTCGACGGCGGCATCAGGGACCAGCCGCGGTGA
- a CDS encoding DUF63 family protein has protein sequence MVLPEGFVIPSWYYTVPLVLGLAGVLALLWAIDPPVTDRTVIAFAPWMMLGSTLSVLHSEPIDAFPETLSPLFGIPSVYVTTAIVAGFVWIVANFLYAAGLSRSIPRVVGVTGTGFVSVFAMLTIMLGLEAGQFTPFWSVIAVVITGIVTAIAWLAMGLWFTEVAAVTGLTGAFVVFSQVLDGVSTAIGYDVIGVAEQVPLSQIVLETAESLPTPDVMGAGWMFVLVKLLLALVVVGLFSDLVRERERQGRLALAFVAAVGLGPGFHNVLLYTVT, from the coding sequence ATGGTGCTGCCGGAGGGATTCGTCATACCGTCGTGGTACTACACCGTCCCGCTAGTCCTCGGGCTGGCGGGGGTGCTCGCCTTGCTGTGGGCGATCGATCCGCCCGTGACCGATCGGACCGTGATCGCCTTCGCCCCGTGGATGATGCTCGGTTCGACGCTCTCTGTCCTCCACAGCGAACCGATCGACGCGTTCCCGGAGACGCTGTCGCCGCTGTTTGGCATTCCGAGCGTCTACGTGACCACGGCTATCGTCGCCGGGTTCGTCTGGATCGTCGCGAACTTCCTGTACGCGGCCGGCCTCTCGCGGTCGATACCGCGAGTCGTCGGCGTCACCGGCACCGGCTTCGTCTCCGTCTTCGCGATGCTCACGATCATGCTCGGCCTCGAGGCCGGCCAGTTCACCCCCTTCTGGTCGGTCATCGCGGTCGTCATCACCGGGATCGTCACGGCCATCGCCTGGCTCGCCATGGGACTCTGGTTCACCGAGGTCGCCGCGGTCACGGGGCTCACCGGCGCGTTCGTCGTCTTCTCGCAGGTCCTCGACGGCGTCTCGACCGCGATCGGGTACGACGTCATCGGCGTCGCGGAGCAGGTCCCCCTCTCCCAGATCGTCCTCGAGACCGCCGAGTCGCTGCCGACTCCCGACGTGATGGGCGCGGGCTGGATGTTCGTCCTGGTGAAGCTCCTGCTCGCGCTGGTCGTGGTCGGGCTGTTCAGCGACCTCGTCCGCGAACGGGAGCGACAGGGGCGACTCGCGCTGGCGTTCGTCGCCGCCGTCGGGCTCGGGCCCGGCTTTCACAACGTCTTGCTCTACACCGTCACTTGA
- the deoC gene encoding deoxyribose-phosphate aldolase, which translates to MDRAELAPSIDHTVLGPGTTERAAMDGCAEADRYGANACIPPCYLEAVRGANPDLTIATVVGFPHGQHAPAVKCEEAVRAWRAGADELDVVCNVGRLRAGETDAVREELAEIVAAVPIPVKVIVEAPLLSDAELDRACEAAVAADAAMVKTSTGFVDGGATVEDVGRMAEHLPVKASGGIGTYDEAMAMIDAGADRIGTSSGVAILEGAPDPANG; encoded by the coding sequence ATGGACCGCGCCGAACTCGCGCCGTCGATCGATCACACCGTCCTCGGCCCGGGGACGACCGAACGGGCGGCGATGGACGGCTGCGCCGAGGCGGACCGGTACGGCGCGAACGCCTGCATCCCGCCGTGTTACCTCGAGGCGGTTCGCGGCGCGAATCCCGACCTCACGATCGCGACCGTCGTCGGCTTTCCTCACGGCCAGCACGCGCCCGCGGTGAAGTGCGAGGAGGCCGTTCGCGCCTGGCGGGCCGGGGCGGACGAGCTCGACGTGGTGTGTAACGTCGGTCGGCTTCGGGCGGGCGAGACCGACGCCGTTCGCGAGGAACTGGCCGAGATCGTCGCGGCGGTGCCGATTCCGGTGAAGGTGATCGTCGAGGCGCCGCTGCTCTCGGACGCCGAACTCGACCGGGCCTGCGAGGCGGCCGTCGCGGCCGACGCCGCGATGGTCAAGACGTCCACGGGCTTCGTCGACGGGGGCGCGACGGTCGAGGACGTCGGGCGGATGGCCGAGCACCTGCCGGTCAAGGCCAGCGGCGGCATCGGGACCTACGACGAGGCGATGGCGATGATCGACGCCGGGGCCGATCGCATCGGGACCTCGAGCGGCGTCGCGATTCTCGAGGGGGCGCCCGATCCGGCGAACGGCTGA
- a CDS encoding NAD-binding protein — MEAPTRSSAGDDWRRHLTTRLTVGLVLAVSLLSVLTAIVNISTTTIDGPFAAYVPAYAQEAAGFTGALTGFLMVGSALALRRGLRAGWWATLLLLPLTAAQGVLQASRYSTPLIALSLLAMPVLVLSRRRFDGRLSLSTTQIAAGAALAAVQLYGTIGAYHLREEFDGVNSLLDAFYFTLITSSTVGYGDITPNGGSPRALLFTMSVLVLGVASFGIGVGALVGPAIQARISKTLGKMTDSQLQTLDSHVLVLGYGDLTEPIIDELEAAGLEFAVVSRDETDTAELTDRGVAVVQADPSDERPLERVQIARASAVLVATNDDAADALTILTARQLRPDVRIVAAATDRENRRKLMNAGADDVISPAELGGHLLVKSALDGDSTGLIERLLEE; from the coding sequence ATGGAGGCGCCGACCAGATCAAGTGCGGGCGACGACTGGCGACGCCACCTGACGACGCGACTGACGGTGGGACTCGTCCTCGCCGTCTCGCTCCTGTCGGTGCTGACGGCCATCGTCAACATCTCCACCACGACGATCGACGGGCCCTTCGCCGCGTACGTTCCGGCGTACGCGCAGGAGGCGGCGGGGTTCACCGGGGCGCTGACCGGCTTTTTGATGGTCGGAAGCGCCCTGGCGCTCCGTCGAGGGCTGCGCGCCGGCTGGTGGGCGACGCTGTTGTTGCTCCCCCTCACGGCCGCCCAGGGCGTCCTCCAGGCGAGCCGCTACTCGACGCCCCTGATCGCCCTCTCGCTGCTCGCCATGCCGGTGCTGGTGCTCAGCCGCCGTCGCTTCGACGGACGGCTCTCCCTCTCCACGACGCAGATCGCGGCCGGAGCGGCGCTCGCAGCCGTCCAGCTCTACGGGACGATCGGCGCGTACCACCTCCGCGAGGAGTTCGACGGCGTGAACTCGCTGCTCGACGCGTTCTACTTCACGTTGATCACCTCGAGCACCGTCGGCTACGGCGACATCACGCCGAACGGGGGCTCGCCCAGAGCGCTGTTGTTCACCATGTCCGTCCTCGTCCTCGGCGTCGCCAGTTTCGGTATCGGCGTCGGCGCGCTCGTCGGGCCGGCGATTCAGGCGCGAATCTCGAAAACACTCGGAAAGATGACCGATTCACAGCTCCAGACGCTCGACAGCCACGTCCTCGTGCTCGGCTACGGGGATCTGACGGAACCGATCATCGACGAACTCGAGGCGGCCGGCCTGGAGTTCGCCGTCGTCTCGCGAGACGAGACGGACACGGCGGAACTCACCGACCGCGGCGTGGCGGTCGTGCAGGCCGACCCGAGCGACGAGCGGCCGCTCGAACGCGTTCAGATCGCTCGTGCGAGCGCGGTCCTCGTCGCGACGAACGACGACGCGGCCGACGCGCTGACGATCCTCACCGCCCGCCAGCTCCGGCCCGACGTCCGCATCGTCGCCGCGGCGACCGACCGCGAGAACCGTCGAAAGCTGATGAACGCGGGCGCCGACGACGTGATCAGCCCCGCGGAGCTCGGCGGTCACCTCCTCGTGAAATCCGCCCTCGACGGCGATTCCACCGGCCTGATCGAGCGACTGCTCGAGGAGTGA
- a CDS encoding ubiquitin-like small modifier protein 1 — protein sequence MEWKLFADLAERAGDRHVAVDVEPGETVEDALDALLEDREDLRERVLDERGELRSQLTVLRNGGDVHARGDGLATTLDADDELALLPPVSGG from the coding sequence ATGGAGTGGAAGCTGTTCGCCGACCTGGCCGAGCGCGCCGGCGACCGGCACGTCGCGGTCGACGTCGAACCCGGTGAGACGGTCGAGGACGCCCTCGACGCCCTGCTCGAGGACCGCGAGGACCTTCGCGAGCGGGTCCTCGACGAGAGGGGCGAGTTGCGCTCGCAACTCACGGTCCTGCGAAACGGCGGCGACGTCCACGCTCGAGGGGACGGGCTGGCGACGACGCTCGACGCCGACGACGAACTCGCCCTGCTCCCGCCGGTTAGCGGGGGCTAA
- a CDS encoding GNAT family N-acetyltransferase produces MTRSTDIEIRRATHDDYEDVAAFTSELWADRGGDYLHRVYHDWLEADDESGKRTFLAAVGDDVAGIVQIVMLSPDEAWFQGMRVNPDYQRQGISRRLNEACFDWAAARGATVGRLMTFSWNVAALGAARAGGFGPETEFRFARPEPDPDADGPHAVSADPDAAWRFWTASDARTHLRGLAMDPEESWAARELTRADLETLADETAVFAVEGEGGVSGMAYRSRAYDRETDDGETVRWAEYGVGAWADVPAAKSLLAAVARDAAAIGADETRVLIPETARAVSDASYAGADLSDEPDFVLGIDLTNL; encoded by the coding sequence ATGACCCGATCGACAGACATCGAGATCCGACGCGCAACGCACGACGATTACGAGGACGTCGCCGCCTTCACCAGCGAGCTGTGGGCCGATCGGGGCGGCGATTACCTCCACCGCGTCTACCACGACTGGCTGGAAGCCGACGACGAATCGGGCAAACGGACGTTCCTCGCCGCCGTCGGCGACGACGTGGCCGGGATCGTCCAGATCGTCATGCTCTCGCCGGACGAAGCCTGGTTCCAGGGGATGCGCGTCAACCCCGACTACCAGCGCCAGGGGATCAGCCGGCGACTCAACGAGGCCTGCTTCGACTGGGCGGCGGCGCGCGGCGCCACCGTCGGTCGATTGATGACGTTCTCCTGGAACGTCGCCGCGCTGGGCGCCGCCCGCGCCGGCGGCTTCGGTCCCGAAACCGAGTTTCGCTTCGCCCGGCCCGAACCAGATCCGGACGCCGACGGCCCGCACGCGGTCTCTGCGGATCCCGACGCCGCCTGGCGCTTCTGGACGGCCAGCGACGCCCGGACCCACCTCCGCGGCCTCGCGATGGACCCCGAGGAATCGTGGGCGGCACGCGAACTCACCCGCGCGGACCTCGAAACCCTCGCCGACGAGACGGCCGTCTTCGCCGTCGAGGGCGAGGGCGGCGTCTCGGGCATGGCCTACCGAAGCCGCGCGTACGATCGCGAGACCGACGACGGCGAGACGGTCCGCTGGGCGGAGTACGGCGTCGGCGCGTGGGCGGACGTCCCCGCGGCGAAATCGCTACTCGCCGCCGTCGCCCGCGACGCCGCCGCCATCGGCGCCGACGAGACGCGCGTCTTGATCCCCGAGACCGCGCGGGCCGTCAGCGACGCCTCCTACGCCGGCGCCGACCTCTCCGACGAACCCGACTTCGTCCTCGGCATCGACCTCACGAATTTGTAA
- the gatD gene encoding Glu-tRNA(Gln) amidotransferase subunit GatD yields the protein MNPGDRIRAEGPDRTVEGVYLPSSTPEHLVVKLDGGYNVGLDRESSTVEVIEPDVYDVAGEEPADESTSEIAYDDDLPTISLLSTGGTIASTVDYRTGAVTARFDAEDVLRAVPELAGRANYRGRVVSNILSENMEPAIWQDLARAVAEEIEAGADGVVIMHGTDTMQYTASALAFMLETPVPIVFTGSQRSADRPSSDNVMNAVCAVEAAKADCAEVLVCMHATESDDVCALHRGTRVRKNHTSRRDAFETVGASPLGAVAYETEDSPTATVTFDGEYVERGHANLSVDAALESDVDLLKFAPGMDPAFLDVAEGSAGLVIEGTGLGHVHTDLVPRIEALVDDGTTVVMTSQCLEGRVCDRVYDTGRDLLEAGVIEAGDTLPGTALVKLMWVLERESDADAVAAAMETSVAGELQDRSVPWT from the coding sequence ATGAACCCAGGCGACCGGATCCGCGCCGAGGGGCCGGATCGCACCGTCGAGGGCGTTTACCTGCCCTCGAGTACGCCCGAGCACCTCGTCGTCAAACTCGACGGGGGCTACAACGTGGGCCTCGATCGCGAGTCGAGCACCGTCGAGGTCATCGAACCCGACGTCTACGACGTCGCCGGCGAGGAACCGGCCGACGAGTCGACCTCCGAGATCGCCTACGACGACGACCTGCCGACGATCTCGCTGCTGTCCACCGGCGGGACGATCGCCTCGACCGTCGACTACCGAACCGGCGCCGTCACCGCGCGCTTCGACGCCGAGGACGTCCTGCGAGCCGTCCCGGAACTGGCCGGCCGGGCGAATTACCGCGGACGCGTCGTCTCGAATATCCTCTCGGAAAACATGGAGCCCGCCATCTGGCAAGACCTCGCCCGAGCGGTCGCCGAGGAGATCGAAGCGGGCGCCGACGGCGTCGTGATCATGCACGGCACCGACACCATGCAGTACACCGCGTCGGCGCTCGCGTTCATGCTCGAGACGCCCGTGCCGATCGTCTTCACCGGGTCGCAGCGCTCGGCCGACCGACCCTCCTCGGACAACGTCATGAACGCCGTCTGCGCTGTCGAGGCCGCGAAAGCCGACTGCGCGGAGGTGCTGGTCTGCATGCACGCGACCGAATCCGACGACGTCTGCGCGCTCCACCGCGGGACGCGCGTGCGAAAGAACCACACCTCGCGCCGGGACGCCTTCGAGACCGTCGGCGCCAGCCCGCTCGGCGCGGTCGCCTACGAGACGGAGGACAGCCCGACCGCGACCGTCACGTTCGACGGCGAGTACGTCGAGCGGGGCCACGCCAACCTGTCGGTCGACGCCGCGCTCGAGTCCGACGTCGACCTGCTCAAATTCGCGCCCGGCATGGACCCCGCGTTCCTCGACGTCGCCGAGGGATCGGCGGGACTCGTCATCGAGGGGACCGGCCTCGGTCACGTCCACACGGACCTCGTCCCCCGCATCGAGGCGCTCGTCGACGACGGGACGACCGTCGTCATGACAAGCCAGTGTCTCGAGGGTCGGGTCTGCGATCGCGTCTACGACACCGGCCGCGACCTGCTCGAGGCCGGCGTGATCGAGGCCGGCGACACCCTCCCGGGGACCGCGCTCGTCAAACTCATGTGGGTGCTCGAACGCGAATCCGACGCCGACGCCGTCGCCGCGGCGATGGAGACCTCAGTGGCCGGCGAACTGCAGGACCGGTCGGTGCCCTGGACCTGA
- a CDS encoding DUF456 domain-containing protein → MADRSDETTVSEPGSTDDLLEETDRLLSETGFDEGGEPTAEPSEPDSSVTSPAFEPDRGSVDPTQDAADSASRSRLNPRRWLPSLRVPSTLSPSAYFSPRAYLALAGVFGAGYFVGNATIPIAGPLVGLAVAAFLVGTLTAERRYLEVTTAGASIGAIMAIFDFAVAFVAGVGTRLVIAGLTAGLLAALLGYYFGRDLRDGLTRSE, encoded by the coding sequence ATGGCAGATCGCTCGGACGAAACGACCGTCTCGGAGCCGGGGTCCACCGACGACCTCCTCGAGGAGACCGACCGGCTCCTCTCGGAGACGGGGTTCGACGAGGGCGGCGAGCCGACGGCGGAGCCGAGCGAACCCGATTCGTCGGTCACCTCGCCGGCGTTCGAGCCCGACCGCGGTTCGGTGGATCCGACGCAGGACGCAGCCGACTCCGCCTCGCGGAGTCGACTCAACCCGCGCCGATGGCTCCCCTCGCTTCGAGTACCCTCGACCCTCTCGCCGTCGGCGTACTTCTCGCCGCGGGCGTACCTCGCACTCGCGGGCGTCTTCGGGGCGGGCTACTTCGTCGGCAACGCGACGATCCCGATCGCGGGGCCGCTCGTCGGCCTCGCCGTCGCGGCTTTTCTCGTCGGAACTCTCACGGCCGAACGTCGGTACCTGGAGGTGACGACGGCGGGTGCGTCGATCGGCGCGATCATGGCGATCTTCGACTTCGCCGTCGCCTTCGTCGCCGGCGTCGGGACGCGGCTGGTGATCGCCGGCCTGACGGCCGGCCTGCTGGCCGCGCTGCTTGGCTACTACTTCGGGCGCGACCTGCGAGACGGCCTGACGCGATCCGAGTGA
- a CDS encoding metalloregulator ArsR/SmtB family transcription factor, protein MDSAALLNLLGNENRRRILRLLSRKPCYVTEISEYLGVSPKAVIEHLQKLEDAGLVESRTDDQRRKYFHIARNVRLEVNLSPYGFASKSAYPASNGLDMSKCRYLTLDVGTEDEESIDELLGTLEQLERLENELSLAQRWVQGRLCEVLDQISESVGTGSESRIYADLLASIRSEPKGIGTISQDLDAPREVVADLLEAMADRGLVQRTERGWELTESRAEV, encoded by the coding sequence ATGGACTCCGCGGCGCTGCTCAACCTGCTCGGGAACGAAAATCGCCGGCGGATCCTCCGGTTACTCTCGCGAAAGCCCTGTTACGTCACCGAGATCTCCGAGTACCTCGGCGTCAGCCCGAAAGCCGTCATCGAGCACCTGCAGAAACTCGAAGACGCCGGGCTCGTCGAGAGTCGGACCGACGACCAGCGCCGGAAGTACTTCCACATCGCGCGAAACGTCAGGCTCGAGGTCAACCTCTCGCCGTACGGCTTCGCCAGCAAGAGCGCCTATCCGGCCAGCAACGGACTCGACATGTCGAAGTGTCGGTACCTGACCCTCGACGTCGGCACCGAAGACGAGGAGTCGATCGACGAACTCCTCGGGACGCTCGAGCAACTCGAACGCCTCGAGAACGAACTCTCGCTCGCCCAGCGGTGGGTCCAGGGACGGCTCTGCGAGGTGCTCGATCAGATCTCCGAGTCGGTCGGCACCGGCTCCGAGAGTCGAATCTACGCCGACCTCCTCGCGAGCATCCGATCGGAACCGAAGGGGATCGGCACCATCAGCCAGGACCTCGACGCTCCCAGAGAGGTGGTCGCGGACCTCCTCGAGGCGATGGCCGACCGCGGCCTCGTCCAGCGCACCGAACGCGGCTGGGAGTTGACCGAATCGCGCGCGGAAGTCTGA
- a CDS encoding transcriptional regulator, which translates to MTGATETTRRRLARRLRETAATPSELAREFDLTAATVLSHLEHVARSLDAGDEAVLVAPPTCRECGFDDFDDLLNVPSRCPSCKHEGIDEPTVTIE; encoded by the coding sequence ATGACCGGGGCAACCGAAACGACCCGACGGCGGCTTGCCAGGCGGTTACGGGAGACGGCGGCGACGCCGTCCGAACTGGCCCGCGAGTTCGACCTGACCGCGGCGACGGTCCTTTCGCACCTCGAACACGTCGCCCGCAGCCTCGATGCGGGGGACGAGGCCGTCCTCGTCGCGCCGCCGACCTGCCGCGAGTGCGGCTTCGACGACTTCGACGACCTCCTCAACGTCCCGTCGCGGTGTCCCTCGTGCAAGCACGAAGGGATCGACGAACCAACCGTCACGATCGAGTGA
- a CDS encoding DUF7344 domain-containing protein, with the protein MTAPPSNETDAAELTLSILEQLPDPADPADVDDALAVLSNRRRRLTLAVVRDHGEALALPDVADEVAVAERGRPLSAIDPETVTEIYVGIYHDHLPRLVDVGLLSYDQERDLVIPNFESCALPGDDQP; encoded by the coding sequence ATGACAGCGCCACCCTCCAACGAAACCGACGCGGCCGAGCTCACCCTCTCGATTCTCGAGCAGCTTCCCGACCCGGCCGACCCGGCCGACGTCGACGACGCGCTCGCCGTCCTCTCGAACCGGCGGCGACGGCTCACGCTTGCGGTCGTTCGCGATCACGGCGAGGCGCTCGCCCTGCCGGACGTGGCAGACGAGGTCGCCGTGGCCGAACGGGGCCGGCCGCTGTCGGCGATCGACCCCGAGACCGTCACCGAAATCTACGTCGGGATCTATCACGATCACCTCCCGCGACTCGTGGACGTGGGCCTCCTCTCGTACGATCAGGAGCGCGATCTCGTCATCCCGAACTTCGAGAGCTGTGCGCTGCCGGGCGACGATCAGCCGTAG